The following proteins come from a genomic window of Drosophila sulfurigaster albostrigata strain 15112-1811.04 chromosome X, ASM2355843v2, whole genome shotgun sequence:
- the LOC133849468 gene encoding LOW QUALITY PROTEIN: spindle pole body component 97 (The sequence of the model RefSeq protein was modified relative to this genomic sequence to represent the inferred CDS: substituted 1 base at 1 genomic stop codon) translates to MSDRKAVIKNADMSEEMQQDAVDCATQALEKYNIEKDIAAYIKKEFDKKYNPTWHCIVGRNFGSYVTHETRHFIYFYLGQVAILLFKSGXSIVESDEVVVRRLEEQQQHQQQQQQSPLELDYAAAAAEVAVAAAQRREQEEQLADAEDVEMEMDVEHEEEEQQQQQQQQQQQQQQQQATTAAVVHHNDTQLTQQQQQHEDMELDMMEVEEQQELPVSGAVGASSQQQQQQQVVNDDDENNDNGDDDDDVEDDDYDFDGPIVEDSDATSCSSCRRADLEEAEYQQQQHQLAMAAESSSAAATPPSPPPDVA, encoded by the exons ATGTCTGATCGCAAAGCCGTCATCAAGAATGCTGATATGAGCGAGGAGATGCAGCAGGATGCTGTTGATTGTGCGACACAAGCCTTGGAGAAGTACAATATTGAAAAG gATATTGCGGCTTATATCAAGAAGGAGTTCGACAAAAAATACAATCCCACATGGCATTGCATTGTGGGTCGCAACTTTGGATCGTATGTGACACACGAGACGCGCCATTTCATATACTTCTATTTGGGCCAAGTGgccattttattgtttaagaGCGGTTAAAGTATTGTCGAGTCGGATGAAGTGGTGGTCAGGAGGTtggaggagcaacagcaacatcagcaacagcagcaacagtcaccATTAGAGTTGGAttatgcggctgctgctgctgaggttgctgttgccgccgcaCAGAGGAGAGAGCAGGAGGAACAGCTGGCGGATGCGGAAGATGTTGAAATGGAGATGGATGTGGAgcatgaggaggaggagcaacaacaacaacagcagcaacagcaacaacaacagcaacagcagcaggcaacaacagcagcggttGTTCATCACAACGATACACAAttaacacaacagcaacaacagcacgaAGACATGGAACTAGATATGATGGAGGTGGAGGAACAACAAGAGTTGCCGGTGTCTGGTGCTGTTGGTGCAAgtagtcagcagcagcagcagcagcaagttgtTAATGATGACGACgagaacaacgacaacggtgatgatgatgacgatgtggaggatgatgattatgatttcGATGGCCCCATTGTGGAGGACAGCGATGCCACCAGTTGCAGTAGCTGTCGTCGCGCCGATCTCGAGGAAGCTGAgtatcaacaacagcagcaccaactGGCAATGGCAGCCGAGtcgtcatcagcagcagcaacgccgCCGTCACCGCCACCAGATGTCGCTTAA